GCCATACAGGCGACTGTTTCCCATTTAATTTAAATTGTGGAACATTAAATTGTGGAAGTTCTATCTTTGTTTGTTTCAATTCGGCAATATTTGTTTGCCAATTTTTTAAATACATAATTAATCTCCTTAAACTGATATATCATAGTTATTCCTTATTTATTATATTTATTTTTCATATATTTGTCAATAGGTTATTAAAGCGTTTACCTAGATGAAAAATTGTTATTATTTTTAATTATTAATATACAAGTTATTGTAAGTATTGATTATAATCCCATTCAGTTATGATAATTTTTCATAAAAAAACAAATATTTTAGTTAAATTTTCCTATTTTTAATTAATCTTTTATAACTATAACTATGATTTTAACTGATAAATAGAATAAATTTAATTTAGTGGAGCATATGCTTTAAAAGCTAGAAATTATAAATGTTAATCTTGTTATGTCAAACTAAATAACATGTTTTTAACAAAAAATATTAGAGAAGAAACAATTACAAAAGTTGTTTTCTTATCTTAATCGTTTAAAAATTAATAAAAGAATATAATAGCTACCAGAATACATCATACCTGCAATATAAAGAAGTCATTAAAATAAAGCCCAAATAAAGTAATTATAATTTTACTTTTATTTGGGCTTTATTTTTAATGATTCATATATTCATATAAGCAATAGATAGTAATTACTATCTATTGTTAAGCCAAAAAATAAACGATATAAATAAAAAATAGGAATGAGTTAGCTACCTTCCTATTTACATTTAAAATTTGCTTATCTTAAACTATGTATCGATTGGTTTATCAAATCGCACAGGATCTTTTATACTTTTATTGTTTACTAATTAAATTATTGATCCATGCCTAATATACGTTGAATGCTAAATCCTCTACCTTTTACTTCATTTGCAGTCATGGAGACAATAAATGCTTGATCATCAATCTCTAAAATTTTCTCTTGAATGGCTGAATAATCCTTTTCCTTAATTACGGTCATTAGCATTACTTTGCCTTCTTGTTGATAGCCACCTTCTATCGGAATAATTGTTACACCCTTATCTAATTCCCTAATAAGTGTTGCTCTAATTTCCAAGGATTTTGAGCTGACAACCAATAAATTTTTATATCTTCCAAGACCAGCTTGAACGAAGTCGATAACTCTGCCAATAATAAATAGACAGATTAATGAAAATAAAACAATATTTACATTAAAAGCAAATAAAGCACCTAAAATAACCATACCATCAACAATAGAAACACAAATGCCCATTGGTAATTTTGTATATTTATGTGCAATTTGTGAAATGATCGCCGTACCACCCGTTGAAGCATTTCCTTTAAATTCCAACCCTAACCCTAAACCAGTTAAGATACCACCATAAATAGCAGCCAATAAAATATTATGTGTTAATACCGGTATATTTCCAGTTAATCCAACAAAGAATGGATAGACCAAGCTGCCATAAATAGTTTTAATTCCTACCCCTTTTCCCAATAGCAAAAAGCAAAGCAATAACAAAGGAATATTAATTGCATACAAAACAAGAGCGATATTCCAACCAAACAAATGATTTAAAACAATACTTATGCCATTTGCACCACCTGCTACCAATGCATTGGGTAATAGAATAGAATTAATTGAAACAGCTAAAACCAGTGAACCTAACGTCACAAACAAAAGTTCCTTGACTTTTTTATTCATAATTACTTTTTTCATCTTTATCCCCCTTTAAATAATCACCTAATTATCAAATTACTAAAAACCAATTAAATATTTACAGGAACCGATCCACCTATAATTGAACCTTGATTTTTAGATCAAAAAACTCATAGATATTTTCAAGCGAATCGAACATTTAGATGAAAGAAGTTCAGATGCTTTCTAATATTCTTATCACTAATTCTCAATTGTAAGAATATTCATTTCATTATCTGAAAGTTTTCAACTAGTCTATTAAAACATAGGAATAGAGTTTCGTCCACCAACCAAGCGAAAAAAAGAAACAGCTAGAGAGGAAATAAATGATTAGATGAGTTCTTACATCTAATTATTAAGTAATTTAAATAAGTTAATAAAATAATAAAAAAGTAGAATTAAAAATAACTAAACTTTTTGATTTTATATGGGATTGAGATTACTTATCAAGCATAATTAATTTTTCTATTACTTTATACTATATGCGTTATCAAAAAAGTTTTATGAGGAAATCAAAGAGAAGTAATAGTTGTTGGTATGGATAGTTGATTTAAGGATTAGGATAAAATTTTAGCTTTAGTCTATAAATATTTAGTAAAGTATATTAAAAATCTAGAATAGAAACCATCTACATAATCAGCTTCTATTCTAGTCATTAATCAAATTAATTTCCTACCAGGATGAAGGATATACCCTTGTAGATTGTAAGTGTCCCAATTATTTGTTTAAAATTTCTAGCCATAGATCAAATGGTCTTTACTATAAACACTCAACCAAATAATGCCTGTATGACGTAAATTTACTTTCATAAATTGCCATCCGCTAACCATCACTGGCGTATCTACACTTAATACACATGCAGGATTAAATGCAAAATAGTCGCCTACTTTAAATACCTGATTTGGATGCATCGAACCATCTACTGGATTAATTTTATCTAGATCTTCAGGCATAATGCCATTTTCAGTCCAATCAAAATCAACGGGGACCAAATAATTGTTACGTACTTGCCAGACACCGTTAACTACTTTTAAGTCATCTACTCGATAACCATAACGTCTTTTAGGCGGATTAGGTTGATTTCCATTATCATAGCGATAAATATTAATTGTTGGTTTTCCATTATGTCCCCATATTGTATCATGATTGTTCACTGTAATCCCGTTATAGCCATAATTACAATGAATGATGTTATCATTATCAACAAAAATACCCGTATGACCAGCTGAGCCGGCTGTTGATCCTCTATCACCCCAGATAAAAATATCACCTCTGTGAGTGTCAAAATAGCCATTGCTTGCTTTTAATTGCTGCCAACCATTTTTCTCTAAGTCATTAAATAAGCTTTCAGTATTTCCAATAATATTCTGTTGAGGTAAAAATCCGCCAGCAATTAAAGAATAATATACGGCACTAGAACAATCATAGGAATTAGGTCCATAACGATTTTCCATACTATAGGTGACTTTTCCTTTTCTGTCTTCCATCCATTGAATCATTTTATTGATATCTACCATTTTTGTTATCCTCCTGAATATAAAAAAGCCATCCGTTAAGACGACTTTTAATTATTTTTATAATTAACATGTGACACACCAAGGATGGTTCCTAAAAATGTGCCAAATGCTGCAATGATTGTTACTGCTAAACTTGCTTGTGCCCAATTAAGAGCCTGACCAACAACACCAACAAAGGTGCCTAGTGCAGGAATCACCACAATAGCGATCCATTTTAAATAATTGAACGTTTTGTTATTCATTTTTTAAATTTTCCTTACTTTAATTTTTCGTTGATTTTGCCAACCATGTTTTTGATGGCCTCTACTTCACTTAATGCACATGTGAGTCTATCAATAGTTAGTTGATATCTTTTTTCTAGGTCATTATTTTGTTTCATTACCCAAACTAACAATCCTACAAAAAGGATAGCGAATGTTATTTTTTCTGGGTTTGTCAGCATATTTTCTATTAGCTTTTGCATTTATTTCACCAACCTTCCAAAATGAAAACCACTTAGTTAATTAACTAAATGGTTTATTTTTAATTGTTTTGTATAATAGTCACTAATTGTATATAAGTTTTGTTGTCATTGTCTCTTTTTAGTTGTGCTATTCTTAGTATTAGTATGAATTCAACAATTAACTATAATGATTAATTGCTTTAATTGTTTTTTACACGTTAATTTACTATGTTTATATGTCGATTAATTGTTTTTGCATATTTTTTCATTCTAAAATAAGTTCAGCATTTTGTTATTTAATTTTGTTAATTCTACTAATTATGTTAGGTGTCCATATTGTTTTTTATCCATTTTATATTCTCCTTATTCATCCGGAAAATTTGTGCCTGCACTTGACCATACTCCAGTAAAATAATAAGTCCGTGCCTCGCTTACCCATACTACTAAACGTTCATTCTCCCAGCTATAGTGTGAAAATGCATTGACTGGTGCTGTTCCCCAAGATGATACCATTAATGGGGTTGATGTATTTCCATTTGCTCGTATGGTACGATATCCATATGGTACCTGGTATAAAACATAGGAGTTACTACCAAATCCTTTGTTTGTGATAATACGACCACTTACAGTCGTTATATCCCCTACCCGATTAAACTGGAAAGTTGACTCTGTAATCATTGATTTGACATTATCACTATCTATGTATGTCGGCCATCTTTAACACTTTCTGATAGCTACAAGTTTGTGGTGATCGACCATTAATAGTTAGATGTTCAAAATCTTTTTTACCTATAATTTTTGTATCACCTTGTGTGCTTACCAACTCTCCATTAACACCATCTATCGCATTAACATGGGTTTTTAAATATTTTGATTTTCCATCTTCCTTTAATTGTACGATATCTGTCATTAAATTGTTCCTACTTTCTCTAATGTAATATTAGGTAGTTCATCTAATTTTACTTTATCTTCTTTTGCCATTAATCCATTGGCTATTGTCGTTGCTACTTCTGTTATAGTAGCATTTATTCCTGGATCGCCCTTCTCACCTTTTTCACCTTTTACTGACTCTGGGGCGCCAATAATGGCTTTCCAGTGAGATTGTGGATAGATCTGTACACCATCTTGTTTAATTTTTACAATATCTGTCATTGTTAAACCTCTCCTATTTTTTCAAATGTAAAACTTGGAATTTTGGAATCTGTGTATTTTTTTGCAGCTTCAAATGTATTTTTATCTCCTTGATCAACATATGTTTGATTTACGCCATCTGAAGAACTGTTGCCTCTAGTTGCTGAAATGATGCCTTCATCGGTAATTGTGATATTTGCACCAGCAGTATAATTTTTTAGATTATCTAATTTAATTTTTAACAGCTCTGTAAAATTAACATCCGTCTGCTTTTTAGCCGATAAGGTGCCCTGTTCAGTAATGGTTAACAAATCTCCTACCTTAATAGTGCCAAGTCTCTCAGACGTTGCAGGCAATAAAGTTCCCTGTTCTTCTAGCTTTTTTATATTCTCAAATAATTTAGCAGTAATAATGCCATCTTGCTCTTCATTTGCATAAGGAAGTTCAGTTAGGGCATTTGCTAATCCAAGGTCTTCTTTTGTAATAAGAACAGCACCTGTTTTACCATTCACGGAAAACACCCTAGATTCGCCACTAATAATTTTATCTAATCCTGTAACAGCAGATACATGGATAATTGGGTAAATTTGTCGTTGGATGCCTTTCTCGTCTGTTTCCATCATTTTTTTAATTTCAGTCATTTATCTCACCTACTTTTTCTAAATAAAAGGTATCCTGTTTTTTATTATCAATTTCAGCAATGACTAAAGATGCATAATCTACATTTGAATCGGGAGCCGTGCCAACGTTTGTTATTTCATGATTTTTACTAAAATGATCATCTTGTAAAACCATTAATGTATCCACTTCTCTGTCTGTCATTTTAAAAGAGTTATTCTCCATTGTATCGAGACGTTCTTTTAAATTCGCATGTTTTTGTCCATCTACAGATTGTCTGGCATCAATGATTTCTGATAGTAATTTTCCATTTGGATCGATACTTTCAAGAATTTCCTTCACTGATTTAAACCATGCTTCATAATCCTGCTTATTTGTAATCATCCATTGGTCAAAAGCTTCCTTTTCACTTTCTCGCCACGTTTCATACTCTTTCTTACTTTCATTAATCCAATCACTAAAAAGTTTGATAATACGTTGTAATTCTGCTTGTGCTTTTAAATACCAATCATCATATGTTTTCATGGATTCTTTGACCCACTCTTGGAAATAACGCAAGATTTCTTCAAAGGTCCAAATATAATTACTATCTTTAATTCCGTCTGTATAAATTGATGGAACAATCGAATAAGCAAAGCCTTTTGTGCTGAATTGTTGTCGCCAAGTTTGATCTGACCCTAATTTTCGGAAACTAAAATAAGCGTGATTCAACTGGACCGCTTGCATATCATAGTCTGTTAGGGTATAGGTTAAGCGACCTTGTTTGGCATCAAGAATTTGTGTCACTTTCTGCTCAGAAAATCCTAATCCAGTTGCTGGACTACTCTTGACACAAAAGAATGGCGTTAATCCCGTAAAATCAACGGGTACACCATTTTGAACAATCGTCGCATCAAAAACTTGACTTTCCGTATCGCCTTGTCGGATTTTAATTAAACCAACAAAGTTATTGGGTTCGGTTGTTGATAACGTCATTGGGTAATTTATCATTTGCTCACTCCTTTCTTTTTATTTTGGTGGGATAACAATTGAAGCAATCGAACTATTAAAATATATACGATTATACTTAGCAATG
The genomic region above belongs to Melissococcus plutonius ATCC 35311 and contains:
- a CDS encoding peptidoglycan amidohydrolase family protein; translated protein: MVDINKMIQWMEDRKGKVTYSMENRYGPNSYDCSSAVYYSLIAGGFLPQQNIIGNTESLFNDLEKNGWQQLKASNGYFDTHRGDIFIWGDRGSTAGSAGHTGIFVDNDNIIHCNYGYNGITVNNHDTIWGHNGKPTINIYRYDNGNQPNPPKRRYGYRVDDLKVVNGVWQVRNNYLVPVDFDWTENGIMPEDLDKINPVDGSMHPNQVFKVGDYFAFNPACVLSVDTPVMVSGWQFMKVNLRHTGIIWLSVYSKDHLIYG
- a CDS encoding YitT family protein; this encodes MKKVIMNKKVKELLFVTLGSLVLAVSINSILLPNALVAGGANGISIVLNHLFGWNIALVLYAINIPLLLLCFLLLGKGVGIKTIYGSLVYPFFVGLTGNIPVLTHNILLAAIYGGILTGLGLGLEFKGNASTGGTAIISQIAHKYTKLPMGICVSIVDGMVILGALFAFNVNIVLFSLICLFIIGRVIDFVQAGLGRYKNLLVVSSKSLEIRATLIRELDKGVTIIPIEGGYQQEGKVMLMTVIKEKDYSAIQEKILEIDDQAFIVSMTANEVKGRGFSIQRILGMDQ
- a CDS encoding phage holin, producing MNNKTFNYLKWIAIVVIPALGTFVGVVGQALNWAQASLAVTIIAAFGTFLGTILGVSHVNYKNN
- a CDS encoding BhlA/UviB family holin-like peptide codes for the protein MQKLIENMLTNPEKITFAILFVGLLVWVMKQNNDLEKRYQLTIDRLTCALSEVEAIKNMVGKINEKLK
- a CDS encoding phage baseplate upper protein — protein: MINYPMTLSTTEPNNFVGLIKIRQGDTESQVFDATIVQNGVPVDFTGLTPFFCVKSSPATGLGFSEQKVTQILDAKQGRLTYTLTDYDMQAVQLNHAYFSFRKLGSDQTWRQQFSTKGFAYSIVPSIYTDGIKDSNYIWTFEEILRYFQEWVKESMKTYDDWYLKAQAELQRIIKLFSDWINESKKEYETWRESEKEAFDQWMITNKQDYEAWFKSVKEILESIDPNGKLLSEIIDARQSVDGQKHANLKERLDTMENNSFKMTDREVDTLMVLQDDHFSKNHEITNVGTAPDSNVDYASLVIAEIDNKKQDTFYLEKVGEIND